The following coding sequences are from one Triticum aestivum cultivar Chinese Spring chromosome 5A, IWGSC CS RefSeq v2.1, whole genome shotgun sequence window:
- the LOC123108096 gene encoding uncharacterized protein, whose product MLLEIGYSGRGSVRRLYTLPRLPSSPPLPLYLVASFLPLPPSPIHLGVLAKLFDRGEMVGKRKADDNLTGTRHPAARRDPTSGSDLPGTSANNTGPAANAAGDGIAGISPDMAFLLEVTSGYGYAGGSSQFDGAARGAGGGSGYRGFSQPPSQGMLRPPLGNPAVGSAPFPYRYHAPTGNGSLSGLTQSQIAGPRQTGTGQPLGHSGSDGPSSAMSCASNVLPQHPEIRYVPPRPVPSYGGATQGQDIAIGHQHQPQLDHRLRQPSSAAPAQVAVGPHTWGPCARWCRLCPAPATRVYCSAPFCEVCYSRLFVADDVPQQHAQAGGYAPRGAVPASEQQYRAAAIRPSSSSSSSSSVDSGPICQACGHLIRTRNRMCRSCHRGGPPPPGLG is encoded by the exons ATGCTTCTTGAAATCGGTTACAGCGGGAGAGGCTCTGTCCGTCGTCTATATACCCTCCCtcgccttccttcctcccctcccctcccattgTATCTCGTAGCTTCCTTCCTTCCGCTCCCTCCCTCTCCTATTCACCTGGGCGTTCTTGCGAAGCTGTTCGACCGAGGCGAGATGGTGGGCAAGCGGAAGGCCGACGACAACCTTACCGGGACAAGGCACCCGGCTGCGCGGAGGGATCCTACATCCGGCAGCGACCTGCCCGGTACATCGGCGAACAATACAGGGCCGGCGGCGAATGCAGCCGGCGACGGCATTGCTGGGATTTCGCCGGACATGGCGTTCCTGTTGGAGGTGACTTCAGGCTACGGCTACGCCGGCGGCTCTTCCCAGTTCGATGGAG CTGCTCGCGGGGCCGGGGGCGGGTCAGGGTACAGGGGATTCTCCCAGCCGCCATCTCAGGGGATGCTCCGGCCGCCGCTGGGCAATCCAG CCGTTGGGAGTGCGCCCTTCCCGTACCGGTACCACGCGCCGACCGGCAATGGTTCGCTCTCCGGCCTGACCCAGAGCCAGATCGCCGGCCCCAGGCAGACAGGAACAGGGCAGCCGCTCGGCCACTCCGGCTCCGACGGG CCTTCTTCGGCGATGTCTTGCGCCAGCAACGTGCTTCCGCAGCACCCGGAGATCCGCTACGTGCCTCCGCGTCCAGTTCCCAGCTACGGCGGTGCGACTCAGGGTCAGGACATCGCCATTGGTCACCAGCACCAGCCCCAGCTCGACCACCGCCTCCGCCAGCCTTCTTCTGCAGCGCCGGCACAGGTTGCCGTCGGCCCGCACACATGGGGACCATGTGCTCGATGGTGCCGTCTTTGCCCAGCGCCCGCCACGCGGGTTTATTGCTCGGCGCCCTTTTGCGAGGTTTGCTACAGCCGTCTCTTCGTCGCCGACGACGTGCCTCAGCAGCACGCGCAAGCCGGCGGCTACGCGCCTCGGGGGGCAGTGCCTGCCAGTGAGCAGCAGTACCGGGCTGCGGCCATTAGGCCTTCttccagctccagctccagctcaTCCGTCGATTCGGGCCCGATCTGCCAGGCTTGCGGCCACCTCATCCGCACCCGCAACAGGATGTGCAGGTCTTGCCACCGCGGCGGCCCGCCACCGCCAGGGCTCGGCTAG